Proteins encoded in a region of the Oscarella lobularis chromosome 17, ooOscLobu1.1, whole genome shotgun sequence genome:
- the LOC136197317 gene encoding uncharacterized protein isoform X3, which translates to MSTREQRLIYVLAFSVVEKRLPLEAAAILEYLRRRGVKVERGASSRPVNDGEERVGDAVTMLKSLFELLSTSNDSRKEHFSVFCSALRQNNPHVWETYLLRFTDLNDGELDSMCKGIARDPFSYAEGTTPCSDVQSDVEIMGLSSRKSFFRLDDLPNDEIEVILRSIWKHFQCMESKRTDGARFGCKPKELCVQKAVGRPRKMHPLPKKKQFETDVSRAMLHSSAQSGKLDCKRLLWRILDNKKERKHLRNIAKAKRKLSHLHLDSRVVTNASQDSVEFEKRLYEFCCEEIGQYWLPLGLRLGSSLVELEAVGDEFDRYGDSYKALAVVRKHMADEDGDATFSKIRAILLEIKRSSATSAQTTKMPSNVPRTARQFYGRVSELDAIERFFWGRRTRESHLSPISHKLQFICGIGGVGKTHLAMQYANCQENAYRRGLVCINAKSYMTMEASLREYFMLEKARGEGNLDISGGATLQQLFSMFYERVKQSNRLLILLDNADELDTIADFLPPSSVACHVLITTRATGQNEVFQRKNSTALVLETLDESAAVSALIGLSGKSKEDLSRTELDAVRKIAIEAPVEGLPIAISHAASYVQRHDRVTFTVYWEKLVEEKRQLEAASLNLRTFLRYFRLSHLENVLRRARVTTPTSLLRLKIEHLEVSLFDRQSLTNAIETLNTRRHAFLTWEMDISDIEENYPSAYSVLSCCSVMLPKSIPQEVISAALSKIHPNSTPLRLVESLSALKKYTLLKRDEFNDGSEVYNLHHLVHRSIFERLRANKEALEHVLVTVGDVMVSLMSSCQLRYIGERSRIHPHYFSVVKSMICLRMLPSDTRHICIALDITFINGEYGIVKELSSMLIANVNEMSNVSGKEKSEILRNCMCYILLSSVAAFQDDHIGGKKHFYKAFGKRSIEDFTEDELASMPNGLVVAAALYATRQDADYIFSKMAKLTRYRDVLRPTFYEMAFAFFQSGKVEMYQHLKGVFVSFSTSHSEPAVELTGLLCLAFCMLHESKYQEALDYFKQLLEFYKAFGSVLSPLEEMAVRVAAFDCCERTRQYEFGHEVLKKGLDEVKASLSADNFFSINYHTRYGYSLYLLGKFTEAVSQMRLCLAVCPQSREPFLVRNVTYICMSLMKLGKRDEIVQTLHEFEHVLQNFAVDCDNDAFLMSAKDCFYLSKVYAAMEKWNEAVALLKNRLSMYENFGTPPSSTALSMSALLALCLQKMGLIEEAYNLTNSALLHYNPRLFSDDSTLSLLEYSHGLPKS; encoded by the exons atgtctACGAGAGAGCAGCGACTCATTTACGTCTTGGCCTTCAgtgtcgtcgaaaagcgtcTGCCTCTCGAAGCGGCAGCCATTCTTGAATACTTGCGACGGAGAGGGGTAAAAGTCGAGAGAGGGGCCTCTTCTCGACCTGtcaacgacggcgaggagAGAGTGGGAGATGCCGTCACCATGCTTAAATCACTTTTTGAGTTGCTTTCTACGAGCAATGATAGTCGAAAGGAGCACTTCTCCGTATTTTGCTCGGCTCTTCGTCAGAATAATCCTCACGTTTGGGAAACGTACCTTCTGCGTTTCACAG ATCTGAACGACGGAGAGTTGGACTCTATGTGCAAAGGAATTGCACGTGATCCATTCAGTTACGCCGAAGGCA CTACGCCCTGCAGTGATGTTCAATCAGATGTTGAAATCATGGGCTTGTCTTCTCGCAAAA GCTTCTTTCGTTTGGATGATCTGCCAAATGACGAGATAGAAGTAATTCTTAGATCTATTTGGAAGCATTTTCAATGTATGGAATCAAAGAGGACAGATGGAGCACGTTTTG GGTGCAAGCCGAAAGAGCTGTGCGTTCAAAAAGCCGTCGGACGTCCACGGAAGATGCATCCATTgcctaagaaaaaacaatttgaAACAGACGTTTCACGAGCTATGCTTCATTCTTCCGCGCAGTCAG GAAAACTGGATTGCAAACGTCTGCTTTGGAGGATATTGGACAAtaagaaagagaggaaacACTTGCGGAATATTGCCAAGGCTAAGAGGAAACTGTCTCATTTGCATTTAGACTCAC GCGTTGTAACGAATGCAAGCCAAGATTCAGTGGAGTTTGAGAAGCGTCTCTACGAGTTTTGCTGTGAAGAGATTGGCCAGTATTGGCTTCCTCTAGGTCTTCGTCTTGGCTCGTCCTTGGTCGAGCTAGAGGCAGTTGGAGACGAATTTGATCGATATGGTGACAGCTACAAGGCTTTAGCTGTCGTAAGAAAACACATGGCTGACGAGGACGGTGATGCGACATTCAGCAAAATTCGCGCTATTCTCCTCGAAATAAAGCGAAGCAGCGCTACCTCTGCTCAAACTACGAAAATGCCCTCAA ATGTACCACGGACAGCTCGACAATTTTACGGCCGTGTTTCGGAATTGGATGCAATTGAGCGTTTTTTCTGGGGCAGAAGAACCAGGGAAAGTCACTTGTCTCCTATCTCTCACAAGTTGCAG TTTATCTGTGGAATTGGTGGAGTTGGAAAAACACATCTTGCTATGCAATATGCCAACTGCCAAGAAAATGCTTATCGGCGTGGTTTGGTTTGCATCAATGCAAAGTCTTACATGACAATGGAAGCTTCTCTGCGCGAATAT TTTATGTTGGAAAAGGCCAGGGGTGAAGGCAACCTCGATATTTCAGGCGGAGCAACTCTTCAGCAGTTATTTTCGATGTTTTATGAACGAGTCAAGCAGAGCAATCGATTACTGATTCTGTTGGACAATGCTGACGAACTCGACACCATTGCAGATTTTCTTCCCCCATCTTCCGTTGCTTGTCATGTCTTGATTACAACTCGAGCGACAGGACAAAATGAAgtttttcaaagaaagaacTCCACTGCTCTGGTTCTTGAGACGCTTGACGAATCAGCTGCTGTCTCAGCTCTAATCGGGTTATCAGGCAAAAGTAAAGAGGACTTGTCTCGCACCGAACTTGATGCTGTGCGAAAGATTGCCATAGAGGCACCTGTTGAGGGACTTCCCATTGCTATTAGTCATGCTGCCTCGTATGTACAACGTCACGACCGTGTCACTTTTACAGTTTATTGGGAGaaactcgtcgaagagaagcgTCAACTCGAAGCGGCTTCGTTGAATTTACGTACTTTTCTTCGCTACTTTCGACTTTCGCACCTAGAAAATGTTTTGCGACGCGCTCGTGTCACAACTCCAACCTCTTTGCTTCGTTTGAAGATTGAACATCTTGAAGTAAGCTTGTTCGACAGACAATCTCTCACCAATGCCATTGAGACACTAAACACTAGGCGTCACGCTTTCCTCACTTGGGAGATGGATATATCAGACATTGAAGAGAATTATCCGTCAGCGTATTCCGTTCTTTCGTGCTGCTCCGTTATGCTTCCTAAATCGATTCCCCAAGAGGTGATTTCTGCTgcactttcaaaaattcaTCCCAACTCGACGCCTTTGCGACTCGTCGAAAGTCTAAGCGCCTTGAAAAAGTACACACTATTAAAGCGAGACGAATTCAACGACGGAAGCGAAGTTTACAACTTGCACCATCTCGTCCACCGCAGCATTTTCGAACGATTGAGAGCAAACAAAGAAGCATTGGAGCACGTGCTCGTAACCGTGGGAGACGTGATGGTAAGCTTGATGAGCAGTTGCCAGTTGAGGTACATCGGTGAGCGTAGTAGAATACATCCTCATTACTTTTCGGTGGTAAAGAGTATGATATGTCTGCGAATGCTTCCTAGCGACACTCGTCACATCTGTATTGCTCTTGATATTACCTTTATAAATGGCGAATATGGAATTGTGAAGGAGTTGTCTTCTATGCTAATTGCCAATGTCAACGAGATGTCAAATGTGtcgggaaaagaaaaaagtgaaatTCTGCGTAATTGTATGT GTTATATATTGCTGAGCTCTGTAGCTGCCTTTCAAGATGACCATATTGGAGGCAAGAAACATTTCTATAAAGCGTTCGGAAAGAGAAGCATTGAAGATTTTACGGAGGACGAACTGGCTTCAATGCCTAATG GTCTAGTCGTTGCTGCAGCGCTTTATGCAACCCGTCAGGATGCTGATTATATATTTAGCAAAATGGCTAAGTTAACGCGATATAGAGATGTGCTAAGACCGA CGTTTTATGAGATGGCATTCGCATTTTTTCAAAGTGGTAAAGTCGAAATGTACCAACACCTTAAAGGagttttcgtttcgttttcgacttCGCATTCTGAACCTGCAGTAGAGCTTACAG gaCTTCTTTGCCTTGCTTTCTGCATGTTACATGAGAGCAAGTATCAAGAGGCTCTTGACTACTTTAAGCAACTTTTGGAATTTTATAAAGCCTTTGGCTCAGTTTTATCGCCACTAGAAGAGATGGCAG TACGCGTGGCGGCTTTTGACTGCTGCGAACGGACACGCCAATATGAATTTGGACACGAAGTGTTGAAGAAAGGATTGGATGAAGTTAAAGCTAGTTTATCGGCTGACAactttttttcaattaatt atcATACGAGGTACGGGTACAGTCTGTATTTGCTTGGTAAGTTCACCGAGGCTGTCAGTCAAATGAGGCTTTGCCTTGCGGTTTGTCCTCAGTCAAGGGAACCGTTTCTAGTGAGAA ACGTTACTTACATTTGTATGTCACTGATGAAACTCGGAAAACGTGACGAAATAGTTCAAACTTTGCATGAGTTTGAACATGTTTTGCAAAATTTTGCTGTTGATTGCGACAACGATGCTTTTTTAATGAGCGCTAAGG ATTGTTTCTATTTGTCGAAGGTTTATGCTGCGATGGAGAAGTGGAACGAAGCTGTAGCTCTACTAAAGAACAGATTATCCATGTACGAAAACTTTGGAACGCCACCTAGCTCTACAGCTCTTTCAA TGTCAGCTCTTCTGGCACTGTGCCTGCAAAAGATGGGGTTAATTGAGGAAGCATACAATTTGACGAATTCGGCACTTCTTCACTACAATCCAAGGCTATTTTCAGATGACAGTACATTGTCATTAC TAGAGTACAGTCATGGTCTGCCCAAGAGTTAG